In the genome of Chitinivibrio alkaliphilus ACht1, one region contains:
- the recO gene encoding DNA repair protein RecO, with the protein MVEQTGGYVLATIPYGETSLIVKLFTKEFGLISVLIKGGVRKKYIPESGARISLEIRRRNSSGLFLSYSCEEKGIYQFHHSLLKTALRDTAFEMILSYFHEEEPHKEVYLLVERYLSYLEETPDSFSLYGLWLFILRLSQSLGFAYSLWRCALCNSPLEEARLTPVQGGFICRRCNRGAQGLFPHELMGLLRQGRPGPEEVVVSMTAAQKRYVTEELMGFLATHSQYGGRNRAATFLFDVLARA; encoded by the coding sequence ATGGTAGAACAGACTGGTGGGTATGTCTTAGCCACAATTCCCTACGGTGAAACCAGCCTCATTGTGAAGCTCTTTACAAAGGAGTTTGGGCTGATATCGGTGCTGATCAAGGGGGGAGTTAGGAAAAAATATATTCCTGAAAGTGGTGCTCGTATTTCCCTAGAGATTCGCCGACGAAATTCTTCTGGTCTTTTTCTATCCTACTCCTGCGAAGAAAAGGGAATCTATCAGTTCCATCACTCACTGCTCAAAACGGCTCTTCGCGATACGGCCTTTGAAATGATACTCTCTTATTTCCATGAAGAGGAACCTCACAAAGAGGTGTATCTCCTCGTGGAACGATATCTTTCGTATCTGGAAGAGACGCCAGACTCATTCTCACTCTATGGACTATGGCTGTTTATACTCCGTCTTTCTCAATCCCTGGGGTTTGCCTATAGCCTTTGGCGGTGCGCCCTCTGCAATTCACCCTTGGAAGAGGCACGGCTTACTCCTGTACAGGGAGGATTTATCTGTCGTCGGTGTAACAGGGGAGCACAAGGCCTTTTTCCCCATGAGCTCATGGGGCTTTTGCGTCAAGGGCGCCCTGGTCCAGAGGAGGTGGTTGTGTCTATGACAGCGGCTCAGAAACGATATGTTACGGAAGAACTCATGGGGTTTCTCGCAACGCATAGTCAATATGGAGGGCGTAATCGGGCCGCAACGTTTCTCTTTGATGTTCTTGCCCGCGCATAG
- a CDS encoding RluA family pseudouridine synthase, whose amino-acid sequence MGCFLSIVYDAPSWALVEKPSGMLSVPGRGPEKKDSVAYRFRHCYPDSIVQPAVHRLDMATSGLLLLAKTKESHRNLSIQFQNRDVKKEYEALLDGVPSTRSGRIELPFRLDPENRPRQVYDPVYGKWGVTRWYLRGVESGRARVCFIPETGRTHQLRLHAAHEHGLGIPIVGDFLYGRGVNTHSLLLHATKLAFTDPDSGVWRSFSSPVPF is encoded by the coding sequence ATGGGGTGTTTCCTCTCAATTGTGTATGATGCTCCTTCCTGGGCTCTTGTTGAAAAACCTTCGGGAATGCTTTCAGTGCCGGGACGCGGACCGGAAAAAAAAGATAGTGTTGCCTATCGGTTTCGACACTGTTATCCCGATTCCATAGTACAGCCTGCCGTGCATCGCCTTGACATGGCGACATCGGGATTACTTCTCTTGGCAAAAACGAAAGAGAGTCATAGAAATCTTTCTATTCAGTTTCAAAACAGGGATGTAAAGAAAGAATATGAGGCGTTACTTGATGGTGTTCCTTCCACCCGTTCCGGACGTATTGAACTGCCCTTCCGCCTTGATCCGGAGAATCGTCCTCGTCAGGTCTATGACCCGGTTTATGGTAAATGGGGCGTAACAAGATGGTATCTTCGGGGCGTTGAGTCGGGGCGTGCACGGGTCTGTTTTATTCCTGAAACAGGACGAACACACCAGCTTCGTCTCCATGCTGCCCATGAGCACGGCCTTGGCATCCCTATTGTGGGAGATTTTTTGTATGGTCGGGGGGTCAACACCCATAGCTTGTTGCTCCATGCAACAAAGCTTGCATTTACAGACCCGGATAGCGGTGTGTGGCGTTCCTTTTCATCACCAGTTCCATTTTAA